The following are encoded together in the Gopherus evgoodei ecotype Sinaloan lineage chromosome 17, rGopEvg1_v1.p, whole genome shotgun sequence genome:
- the ABHD15 gene encoding LOW QUALITY PROTEIN: protein ABHD15 (The sequence of the model RefSeq protein was modified relative to this genomic sequence to represent the inferred CDS: inserted 3 bases in 3 codons; deleted 4 bases in 3 codons), which translates to MLALGSLAAWVLALAXLCLLATELWGPGRGSLLPSXEPGGAARKKMWNNVIGEEGPGAGHCRLICKSSALAQSLLRSLATGAALQSGRWLWRTWXKLQTTFQLLFPPAHQPELARELLQLADGGLVALDWVVGPRGTGKRSRATTAFGSPPVLLVLPNASGKVTRGVLHLCLLALEQGYKPVIFNRRGHNGSPLASLKLQAFGDPADLKEAVTYIRVRQPGSSLCAVSEGSGSGLLLSYLGECGSSSYLAAAACISPVFRCQEWLETGCPWLYEWSLTPAPERGLSRYATALAEVVETGRLFRSRSLREFEETLFCQTKRHPVTWDAYWDRNDPLREVDEAAVPVLCICSADDPVRGPPANTLPMELFHSSPYFFLLLTPHGGHCGFLREGPCSWSHEVTLEYFTAVAEFFRTEERLKGLQRYRKGVLQKREVSSAACHLQEIFSWQRSYTR; encoded by the exons ATGCTGGCACTAGGGAGCCTTGCGGCCTGGGTCTTGGCTTTAG CTCTCTGCCTCCTAGCCACGGAGCTCTGGGGGCCAGGTAGGGGCAGCTTGCTCCCTA GGGAACCAGGGGGTGCAGCGAGGAAGAAGATGTGGAACAATGTCATTGGGGaggaggggcctggggcagggcactgcaggctcatcTGCAAATCCTCCGCCCTGGCCCAGAGCCTGCTGCGGAGCCTCGCGACGGGGGCA GCCCTGCAGAGCGGGCGCTGGCTGTGGAGGACCT CTAAGCTCCAGACCACGTTccagctcctcttcccccctgcccACCAGCCAGAGCTGGCCCGGGAGCTCCTACAGCTGGCTGACGGGGGCCTGGTTGCCCTGGACTGGGTCGTGGGGCCCCGTGGCACCGGCAAGAGGAGTAGAGCAACCACTGCCTTTGGCAGCCCCCCGGTGCTGCTTGTCCTCCCCAATGCCTCCGGGAAGGTCACCAGGGGCGTCCTGCACCTCTGCCtgctggccctggagcagggctacAAGCCCGTCATCTTCAACCGAAGGGGACACAACGGCAGCCCGCTCGCCAGCCTGAAGCTGCAGGCCTTCGGGGACCCAGCCGACCTCAAGGAGGCAGTGACATATATCCGTGTGCGGCAGCCAGGTTCCTCGCTCTGCGCCGTGAGCGAGGGCTCAGGCTCAGGCCTG CTCCTCTCCTACCTGGGAGAGTGTGGCTCCTCCAGCTACCTGGCTGCAGCGGCTTGCATCTCGCCCGTGTTCAGGTGCCAGGAGTGGCTGGAG ACCGGGTGCCCCTGGCTGTATGAGTGGAGTCTGACTCCTGCACCAGAACGAGGCCTCAGCAG GTATGCCACCGCGCTGGCAGAGGTTGTGGAGACAGGCAGGCTGTTCAGGAGCCGCTCACTCCGGGAATTCGAGGAAACCCTCTTCTGCCAGACCAAGAGGCATCCTGTCACCTGGGACGCTTACTGGGATCGCAACGACCCCCTCCGGGAGGTGGATGAGGCAGCCGTCCCGGTCCTGTGCATCTGCAGCGCCGACGACCCTGTCCGAGGACCTCCGGCCAACACCCTCCCCATGGAGCTCTTCCACAGCAGCCCCTATTTCTTCTTGCTGCTGACACCACACGGAGGGCACTGCGGCTTCCTGAGGGAGGGGCCCTGCTCCTGGAGCCACGAGGTGACGCTGGAGTACTTCACAGCCGTGGCGGAGTTCTTTCGCAcggaggagaggctgaaggggcTGCAGCGGTACAGGAAGGGCGTCCTGCAGAAGAGAGAGGTTTCCTCCGCTGCCTGCCACCTCCAGGAGATCTTCAGCTGGCAGAGGTCCTACACCAGGTAG
- the TP53I13 gene encoding tumor protein p53-inducible protein 13 isoform X1: MDTRPDSNQPTRNRERAGTSAPTGDSELWPRPALGAQWGRGALKGALQHWFCSLQWAPRAVSGQYTCCFPSLGSITSSAEGLPSSTPMHPPQPPGLARPAGPVHPDPPQQPHAGVGLAEAPQTPPLALWGGRPRAAQRAPRTLDKALPVPEGPLQPRSRISGSSRNRSGSPTPELAGASLTPGHSQAWGGATLEPRGDRDRLDIAPPSGSSLSTRATAGQRSAPMLPSTDALPQASAARGGVSGPGALSPATLQHTPQLQEGPGHLGCSCSNAQGGAVPEGQAPQAYVPTPRTEEAAWAASALTFLLVVLTLAVLYTRLHRKFHKNQSLYWAPSDAGQEPLAALLKRRLLAAHSRHKKRQRPQQRRLLLQGPSSESSD; encoded by the exons ATGGACACGAGGCCTGACTCTAACCAGCCCACCCGCAACAGGGAACGGgcaggcaccagcgcacccacGGGGGACAGTGAGCTCTGGCCCAGGCCTGCCTTGGGGGcacagtgggggcggggcgctttGAAAGGAGCTCTGCAGCACtggttctgctccctgcagtggGCCCCACGGGCCGTGTCCGGCCAGTACACGTGTTGTTTCCCCAGCCTGGGTTCCATAACTTCGAG cgCGGAGGGGTTACCGTCCTCTACACCCATGCACCCACCCCAGCCTCCAGGCCTGGCTCGTCCTGCTGGTCCAGTACATCCTGACCCTCCACAGCAGCCTcatgcaggagtgg GCCTTGCTGAAGCGCCCCAGACCCCGCCGCTCGCTCTCTGGGGGGGGAGGCCCCGGGCAGCCCAGCGAGCCCCCCGTACACTAGACAAGGCACTGCCGGTGCCTGAGGGACCCCTCCAGCCGCGCTCCAGgatcagtggcagcagcaggaacagatCGGGGAGTCCGACACCAGAGCTCGCAGGAGCCAGCCTGACCCCTGGGCACAGCCAGGCGTGGGGTGGGGCGACCCTTGAGCCCAGAGGTGACCGGGATCGGCTGGACATAGCGCCACCCTCTGGCAGCTCCCTGAGCACCCGTGCCACAGCTGGGCAGCGCTCGGCTCCCATGCTGCCATCAACAGACGCTCTGCCGCAGGCCAGCGCAGCTCGGGGGGGTGTCAGTGGGCCTGGGGCTCTGTCCCCCGCAACACTCCAGCACACGCCCCAACTGCAGGAGGGCCCTGGGCACCTGGGATGCTCGTGTTCCAACGCCCAAGGGGGAGCCGTGCCCGAGGGGCAGGCCCCACAGGCTTACGTCCCCACGCCCCGCACAGAGGAAGCGGCCTGGGCCGCCAGCGCCCTGACCTTCCTGCTGGTGGTGCTGACACTCGCCGTCCTGTACACCCGTCTCCACCGCAAGTTCCACAAGAACCAGAGCCTGTACTGGGCCCCGAGCGACGCGGGGCAGGAGCCCCTGGCCG CTCTTCTCAAGAGGCGGCTCCTAGCGGCCCACAGCAGGCACAAGAAGCGGCAGCGGCCCCAGCAGAGACGGctgctgctccaggggccctcgaGCGAGAGCTCCGACTAG
- the TP53I13 gene encoding tumor protein p53-inducible protein 13 isoform X2 has translation MDTRPDSNQPTRNRERAGTSAPTGDSELWPRPALGAQWGRGALKGALQHWFCSLQWAPRAVSGQYTCCFPSLGSITSSAEGLPSSTPMHPPQPPGLARPAGPVHPDPPQQPHAGVEEAAWAASALTFLLVVLTLAVLYTRLHRKFHKNQSLYWAPSDAGQEPLAALLKRRLLAAHSRHKKRQRPQQRRLLLQGPSSESSD, from the exons ATGGACACGAGGCCTGACTCTAACCAGCCCACCCGCAACAGGGAACGGgcaggcaccagcgcacccacGGGGGACAGTGAGCTCTGGCCCAGGCCTGCCTTGGGGGcacagtgggggcggggcgctttGAAAGGAGCTCTGCAGCACtggttctgctccctgcagtggGCCCCACGGGCCGTGTCCGGCCAGTACACGTGTTGTTTCCCCAGCCTGGGTTCCATAACTTCGAG cgCGGAGGGGTTACCGTCCTCTACACCCATGCACCCACCCCAGCCTCCAGGCCTGGCTCGTCCTGCTGGTCCAGTACATCCTGACCCTCCACAGCAGCCTcatgcaggagtgg AGGAAGCGGCCTGGGCCGCCAGCGCCCTGACCTTCCTGCTGGTGGTGCTGACACTCGCCGTCCTGTACACCCGTCTCCACCGCAAGTTCCACAAGAACCAGAGCCTGTACTGGGCCCCGAGCGACGCGGGGCAGGAGCCCCTGGCCG CTCTTCTCAAGAGGCGGCTCCTAGCGGCCCACAGCAGGCACAAGAAGCGGCAGCGGCCCCAGCAGAGACGGctgctgctccaggggccctcgaGCGAGAGCTCCGACTAG